In the genome of Megalops cyprinoides isolate fMegCyp1 chromosome 7, fMegCyp1.pri, whole genome shotgun sequence, one region contains:
- the mbd1a gene encoding methyl-CpG-binding domain protein 1a → MNEGLPDPLIPKSGPGEEGMGGGALKTDGLVSKAMAVGEDASGVVDDAAKRNAGRSVHLDGQVPHGDAECHTQDGSGGAEGAVGGPVKAPGDWLEPLETDTADKDCAQFAVDPLSQGSKVNGSGKPKGKTKPKKSLGRETEKNGGDRIITKTLGNDHLSMVKRKRQQVEKMENWLDWPVLGEGWKRKEVYRRSGFRLGKTDTYYLSPAGGRARSRIELIRLLAGTVDITNFDFKSGRFLDDDSVKGTKKSTFQPPKAENAASTEDGTTSERSVSSWKPGTPERTKTPQNQSVTPQRPSLTPPQASAATPPCSPNSFSSPPRLVRASPLTVITPPRPVSGAPPLPLAEFSPQRLSKTSKAGKASAATPPRSPNSFSSSPRLVRASPLTVITPPHPVTGVPPLPLAEFSSQRLSKTSTPSREPHCPPAILSELSPAWLDSALAPLSPTSSPERDSDVDTTPEGLGAITSSPNLHPPVEKPSLSPAAVSHPLDPSSTPKAKAPPLNYAGGSETIVYGCSNCGCSYPGMVFRRLDQTTLCPKCKPEKKMEGHRSIVFRKWLPCGQCRACQVTEDCGVCASCRHGLFNPASLKPVRCRRRKCLCPIRKVGHGQWVLGRASEEKEAPRTPSKKMNKISKFGRKLKVTKLKRQIAKDLMPYADPQYSDPEDFLPYYDDDDMEWGEPKKRSRRACWKCDACLRTTDCGKCDFCMDKPKFGGRNKKRQKCRLRQCKSHAMRHLLPFQMGRSKSRQRSPRHRYTYGKVNRRPRPSWEDMELTDDEDEEGYIGTLRPGLYHVENKDEEEDQVDIDTDSRAEMSQVNSVLNCDSSNARLASEELYVRTYPFTLQDSFQTDSSNLKIINMPVFPVSLHNAGQLPSPPDTEALYHQAQLSERYGVMPELLSKAGKEDAPLVLGDDVEIVEVDTGEPEERDVTPVITQIFSLADSSPAGGDADQDLMRLLASLRRTVLPAHWVGLMVEGPRLHLLQCSKLSTMADTVVQIEPGFFYQICVQDQPLLLTHPLYEEHPPRLADVEQVAALLLDLEQHSVCQGYPPAAPPANREPVLYVRAAACSLLVPQSQERCDKCDITQLVL, encoded by the exons ATGAATGAGGGACTGCCAGATCCCCTCATCCCAAAAAGTGGGCCAGGAGAGGAGGGCATGGGGGGAGGAGCTCTGAAGACAGACGGGCTGGTGAGCAAAGCAATGGCGGTAGGGGAAGACGCCTCTGGAGTCGTGGACGATGCAGCAAAGCGGAACGCTGGGCGGTCTGTACACCTGGACGGCCAGGTGCCCCACGGAGACGCCGAGTGTCACACGCAGGATGGGAGCggaggggcagagggtgcggtCGGCGGCCCAGTGAAGGCCCCCGGAGACTGGCTGGAGCCCCTGGAGACTGACACGGCGGACAAGGACTGTGCCCAGTTTGCTGTAGACCCGCTATctcaggggtcaaaggtcaacgGGAGTGGAAAGCCAAAGGGCAAGACCAAGCCCAAGAAGAGCCTGGGTAGAGAGACTGAGAAGAACGGTGGTGACAGAATCATCACTAAGACGCTCGGCAATGACCATCT GTCTATGGTCAAGCGAAAGAGACAGCAGGTGGAGAAGATGGAGAACTGGTTGGACTGGCCTGTTTTGGGAGAAGGCTGGAAGCGCAAGGAGGTCTACCGCCGCTCGGGGTTCAGACTGGGAAAGACGGACACCTACTACCTGAG TCCTGCAGGTGGCCGTGCCAGAAGTCGGATCGAGCTGATCAGACTCCTGGCTGGGACGGTTGACATCACCAACTTTGACTTCAAGTCGGGAAGGTTCCTGGACGATGACTCAGTCAAGGGGACGAAGAAG TCGACATTTCAGCCTCCAAAGGCCGAGAATGCAGCCTCCACAGAAGATGGCACTACTTCAGAGCGGAGCGTTTCCTCCTGGAAACCTGGCACCCCAGAGCGAACTAAAACCCCCCAAAACCAGTCCGTCACCCCTCAGAGACCGTCCCTCACACCCCCTCAGGCCAGCGCAGCAACCCCCCCTTGCTCCCCGaactccttctcctccccccctcGTCTGGTGAGGGCCTCCCCCCTCACTGTCATCACGCCGCCCCGCCCGGTGAGTGGCGCCCCCCCTCTCCCGCTGGCAGAGTTCTCCCCTCAGAGACTGAGCAAGACGAGCAAGGCAGGCAAGGCCAGCGCAGCAACCCCCCCTCGCTCCCCGaactccttctcctcctcccctcgTCTGGTGAGGGCCTCCCCCCTCACTGTCATCACGCCGCCCCACCCGGTGACCGGCGTCCCCCCTCTCCCGCTGGCAGAGTTCTCCTCTCAGAGGCTGAGCAAGACGAGCACCCCCAGCAGGGAGCCCCACTGTCCCCCAGCTATTCTCTCCGAGCTGTCCCCGGCATGGCTGGACTCCGCCCTCGCCCCCTTAAGCCCCACCTCCAGCCCTGAGAGAGACTCGGACGTTGACACGACCCCCGAGGGCCTAGGGGCCATCACGTCCTCCCCCAATCTCCATCCGCCTGTAGAGAAGCCCTCTCTCAGCCCTGCGGCAGTGTCCCACCCCCTGGACCCCAGCTCCACCCCCAAGGCAAAGGCTCCGCCCCTGAACTATGCAGGAGGATCAGAAACAATTGTCTA TGGCTGTTCCAACtgtggatgctcttatccaggcaTGGTGTTCAGGAGACTCGACCAGACAACCTTATGTCCCAAGTGCAAGC cTGAAAAGAAGATGGAAGGTCACCGAAGTATTGTCTTCAGAAAG TGGTTGCCCTGTGGGCAGTGCCGGGCGTGCCAGGTCACAGAGGACTGTGGCGTCTGCGCCAGTTGCCGGCACGGCCTCTTTAACCCCGCCTCCCTGAAGCCCGTCCGCTGCCGGAGACGCAAGTGCCTCTGCCCCATCCGCAAG GTGGGCCATGGACAGTGGGTGCTTGGAAGAGCGTCGGAGGAGAAGGAGGCTCCCAGAACTCCATCG aaaaaaatgaataaaatatcaaagTTTGGAAGAAAGCTTAAAGTGACG AAATTAAAGAGGCAAATTGCTAAAGATCTCATG CCATACGCCGATCCTCAGTACAGCGATCCCGAGGACTTCCTGCCGTACTATGACGATGACGACATGGAGTGG GGCGAGCCTAAGAAGCGCAGCCGGCGTGCGTGCTGGAAATGCGACGCCTGCTTGCGCACGACGGACTGCGGCAAATGCGACTTCTGCATGGACAAGCCCAAATTCGGAGGCCGCAACAAGAAGAGACAGAAGTGCCGTCTGCGCCAGTGTAAGAGCCATGCCATG AGGCACCTGCTGCCCTTCCAGATGGGCAGGTCTAAGAGCCGGCAGAGATCTCCCCGGCACAGGTACACCTATGGCAAGGTGAACCGGAGACCCAGGCCGTCCTGGGAAGACATGGAGCTGACCGACGATGAGGACGAGGAAGGCTACATTGGCACACTGAGGCCAGGACTTTATCACGTGGAAAAcaaggacgaggaggaggaccAAGTGGATATTGACACAGATTCCAGAGCCGAGATGTCACAG GTGAACTCTGTCCTGAACTGTGACAGTAGCAATGCCAGACTGGCCTCTGAGGAGCTCTACGTCAGAACGTACCCGTTCACTCTGCAG GACAGCttccagacagacagcagcaacCTAAAGATCATTAACATGCCCGTTTTCCCTGTTAGCCTCCACAACGCCGGCCAGCTGCCTTCTCCTCCA GACACAGAAGCTCTGTACCACCAGGCGCAGCTGTCAGAGAGGTATGGAGTCATGCCCGAGCTGCTGAGCAAAGCTGGGAAGGAGGACGCCCCGCTGGTGCTGGGAGACGATGTGGAGATCGTGGAGGTGGACACCGGGGAGCCGGAGGAGCGGGACGTTACTCCTGTG ATCACTCAGATTTTCAGCCTGGCGGACAGcagcccagcagggggcgacgCAGACCAGGACCTGATGCGTCTCCTGGCATCTCTGCGGCGGACGGTGCTGCCGGCGCACTGGGTGGGGCTGATGGTGGAGGGCCCGCGGCTGCACCTGCTGCAGTGCTCCAAGCTGTCCACCATGGCCGACACCGTGGTGCAGATCGAGCCCGGCTTCTTCTACCAGATCTGCGTGCAGGACCAGCCGCTGCTGCTCACCCACCCGCTGTACGAGGAGCACCCGCCGCGGCTGGCCGACGTGGAGCAGGTGGCCGCGCTGCTGCTGGACCTGGAGCAGCACAGCGTGTGCCAGGGCTACCCGCCCGCCGCGCCGCCGGCCAACCGCGAGCCCGTGCTGTACGTGCGGGCCGCCGCCTGCAGCCTGCTGGTGCCGCAGTCCCAGGAGCGCTGCGACAAGTGTGACATCACGCAACTGGTGCTGTGA